The sequence below is a genomic window from Leisingera sp. M658.
ATTGGGCACATCGCCGCCGGTGTAGCCGACGCGGGTGCTGATGACGCCGGGGCGCTTGCGGATCAGTTCCTGCATGCCCCAGAAACAGCCGCCTGCCAGGACGGCGCGTTCGGTGGTGCTCAATTCACGACCTCCACTTGGTTGATGTAGGCGCCATAGCCCTCGGCCTCCATATCGTCCAGATGGACAAAGCGCAGCGAGGCGGAGTTGATGCAATAGCGCAGGCCGCCGCGGTCCATTGGGCCATCTGGGAAGACATGGCCAAGGTGGCTGTCGCCATGAGTGGAGCGGACTTCGGTGCGGATCATTCCGAGGGTGCGGTCCTCCAGTTCCTGCACATGTGCGGTCTCAATGGGTTTGGTGAAGCTGGGCCAGCCGCAGCCGCTCTCGTATTTATCCGAGGAGGCAAACAGCGGCTCGCCCGAGACGATGTCGACGTAAATGCCAGGCTCCTTGTTACTCAGCAGCTTGCCTGTGCCGGGGCGTTCTGTTCCCGCGTTCTGGGTCACATAGAACTCTTCCTCGGAGAGGGCGGCAATGGCGTCCGGATTTTTAGTGTATTTGGTCATGGTGTCCTCCCGCCTGTTTACTTGTCGCAGAACATGGGGTGTGAGGGCGCAAATGCAATGCCCTGTTACAGGCGGCTCGCAAAGCCGTGTGCGGCGGCGGGTTTGGTCAGGCGGTGAAGGCGCCGGCCAGATCTCCGGGCAGGTCGAACTCTGTCAGCACCCGGGCGCGGGCCTCAGGCGACATCTTGCGGGCGGTTTTTTCGACAATGCGCTGGACCTTGTCCGCCGGGTGTTTAGCGGCAAAGGGGGCAAAGTACCACTTCAGGAAGACAAAACAGATGATGTCCTCCAGAGCCTGCACCTGATCGTCGCGCTTGATGCCTTCCTTGCGCAGCATCCTTGCGGCGGCGTTTGCATCGTCTGCGCCATAACCTGCCTCCTGCATCAGGGCAGAGACCACCTGGGCGTGGTGTTCGGCTTCGGCTTTGCGCCAGGCGAGATAGCCGGCGCGGCCTTCAGGATAGCTGCTGCGCTGCAGCTTCCAGCGCTCCACATGCTGGCCGCGGGCGGCAATTTGCAGCGCGTCGGAGGCATCGGGGAACAGGCGCATCTGCTGTTCGCTCATACGCTGGCCATAAAGCAGCGCGGCAGGCTGGCCGTCCTCCAGGCTGGGATCCTGGGCATTGGCGGCGTCGATGGCGTCCAGAACCTGGGTCAATTGCGCGCTCATGCTGCGTCCTCCTGTTTAGTCATTGAGGGCCAGAATAATGCGGAAGCGCGGCGGGTTGCAACGGCCCGGCACGCCGTCAGGCGTGCCGGGCCCAAGGGGCAGCGACGGGCGTCAGCCCGGCTTTGCCGCGCGGGAGAGCGCCGATGGCGGCAGGGCGGGGCGGCGGGCAAGCTGAACCGCGAGAATGCCGCCGGTGACAATGGCCACCCCCAGCACATCGAGCGGGCCCAGTTTTTCACCCAGCAGCACGCTGGCGACGGCCACGCCGAACACCGGGTTGAGGAAGTGGAAGGTGGCAGCCCGCACCGCGCCGATGCGGTTCAGCAGCATAACCCAAATGAGGGTGGCCATCAGCCCCGGCACCACCGTGGTATAGGTAAAGGCCAGCGCCAGCCGCAGGGTGGGGCGGACGAAGATCTCCTCGGTCAGCGGGGCTGCTATAAACAGGATGACGGAGCCGATCAGCATCTGAAGCCCCACCACCATCATGAAATTGCCGCCTGAGGTGGCGCCGCGCAAAGCCAGCGTTGCAGTGGTCAGCGCCAGCACGCCGATCACGCAGAGGAACACTCCGAACAGGTCGACCCCGGCGCCAAGCCGCGTGCCCATGATCAGTGCCACGCCGAGGACGCCTGCCGCCAGCCCGGCATAGCCCAGGGGGCGCAGCCGTTCGCCGAACAGCGCCCAGCCCGCCAGCGCAACCAGCAGCGGCATGGTGGAGGCGATGATCGCGGCGAGCGAGGCCTCGATCCATTGCATGGCGACGAAATTCAAACCGAGGTACAGCGCGTTCTGGCAGATGCCGAAGATCACCGTGGCACGCCATTGGCCCGGCGTCAGCCGCCATGTCTGACCCATGGCGCGGGCGATGGCGACACCGATCAGGCCGGAGATCAGGAACCGCACGGCGAGGGAAAACAGCGGCGAGGCGTCTTGGACGATGATCCGGGCGGAGGTGAAAGCAGAGGACCACATCAAGGCAAAGGCCAGCCCCATGGCTATAGCGCGCGCATCCATTTTGAGTACCTTTCTCCCGGAGCGGACCTTCGGGGAATTGATAGAGGAGATCAAGCTGGGTTGAACCGGAATCAGCTGAGCTTGGCCATTAGGATCTGCCAGCTGGCGGCGCCAAAGGCGGCGGCAAAAAGGGCTTCAAACCCGCGGCGCAGGCGGATGTAGACCCGGCTGGCAGTGGTGCTGGAGAACAGAATGGCATAGCCGTGGAAGATCAGCGTACTTTGCACGGCGATGGCGGCGATTACCGTCAGCAGCGCTGATGGTTCAGTACCGGGCGGGATGCCGATGGCGTAAAGCGACCCAAAGAACAGCACCGCCTTGGGATTGGTCAGATGCAGGGCCAGCCCCTTTGCATAAGCCGCGCGCAAGGACCCGGCTGCAGAAACCTTGAGTTCCGGGTTTCCGGGGCGCAGCGCAGAACGGGCCGAGCGCAACGCGAGATACATCAGGTAGACTGCACCGAAATAGCGAACGCCCTCAAAAATCCAGGCATTGGCCAGCATCACTGCGCCGAGGCCAAAGGCTGCGGAAACGGACCAGATCAGCGAGCCGCTGCTGACGCCGGCGGCGACGGCCAGCCCGGCGGAGCGGCCGCGCTGCATGGCGGTGCCGGCGATGGTCAGCGTCGCGGGACCGGGGCTGGCACCGGCCAAGAGCGCGGCCCCTAGGATCAGGATAAGGTTCACGTCAGTCATGCAGCAGTCCTCCTCCGGTGTGACGGAAGGGTGCGCTTGACGGGGGCAATAGGCAAGCAACAACGCTGCGGCCGCGGGCGAAGCTTTTCCGCAGCCGGGAAACATCCGGGCAAAAGAAAAGGGCCGCCCGTGCGGGCAGCCCTGAAACCGTCCGGTTTGTCGCCGGTATCAGCCGTTCACGCTGTCTTTCAACGCCTTTGCGATGGTCATTTTCACAACCTTGTCAGCTTCTTTTGTGAACTTCTCGCCGGTGGCCGGGTTGCGCACTTCGCGCTCGGGGCGCTCGCGGCAATAGATCTTGCCGACGCCCGGCAGGGTCACGGCACCGCCGCCCGACACTTCGCGGGTGATCAGCGAGCAGACCGCTTCCAGAGCGGAACCTGCGACTTTTTTGTCGCTGCCCATTTCGTCAGCCAGAGCGGCAACAAGCTGGGTTTTGGTCATCGGTTTGGACATTCTTCGTCTCCTTAAACTGCCCGAACTCTAGGGCCTCATCGCCGGATATTATCGTTATGTTGTATGATAACACAACTTCTTGTGCGCGCCGGGCAGGCAAAAATAGGCATTTTTTCTAGGAAAACTGCAAAATTCAGCCTTAAAGGAAGGCCGTTTCATCGAACGAGCGCAACTTCCGGCTGTGCAGCCGCTCCAGAGGCATTCCGCGCAGCCGCTCCATTGCTCTTATGCCGATTTGCAGATGCCGTGCAACCTGTGTCCGGTAAAAGTCCGAGGCCATGCCCGGCAGCTTCAGCTCCCCATGCAGCGGTTTGTCGGAGACGCACAGAAGCGTGCCATAAGGCACCCGGAAGCGGTAGCCATTGGCGGCGATGGTGGCGCTTTCCATGTCCAGCGCGACGGCGCGGGACTGGGACAAGCGCTGCACCGGACCGGACTGGTCGCGCAATTCCCAGTTGCGGTTGTCGATGGTGGCGACGGTGCCGGTGCGCATGATCCGTTTGAGGTCAAAACCCTCGTATTCGGTGATCTCGGCCACGGCCTCTTCGAGTGCGACCTGGATTTCCGCCAGCGCCGGGATCGGTGTCCAGACCGGCAGATCGTCATCCAGCACGTGGTCTTCGCGCAAGTATCCATGCGCCAGCACAAAGTCTCCCAATGCCTGAGTGTTCCGAAGGCCTGCGCAATGGCCGACCATCAGCCAGGCATGCGGGCGCAGCACCGCGATATGATCGGTGGCGGTTTTGGCATTGGACGGGCCGACACCGATGTTGACCAAGGTGATGCCGCCTCCGTCTGCGCGTTTCAGGTGGTAGGTGGGCATCTGCGGCAGCTTGCCTATCACCGGTATTACGGCAGCGGGGTCAGTGATCTCGTGGTCGCCGGTGCTGACAAAGCTGGTATATCCGGAGTCCGGATCCGCCAGCTGGGCGCGGGCGTAGGCTTCAAATTCGGCGACATAGAATTGGTAATTGGTGAACAGCACGTGGTTCTGGAAATGCTCGGCGCTAGTGGCGGTGTAATGGCTGAGCCGGGCCAGCGAGTAGTCGATGCGCTGTGCGGTGAACAGCGCCAGCGGTCCGGTGCCATTAGGCGGCTGATAGGTGCCGTTGACGATATCGTCATTGGTGGTCGACAGATCCGGCACGTCAAATACGTCGCGCAGGGTGAACCCGGCTGCACCGTCCTGCGGCACTGTCAGGTCAGGACGCGAAGCAACTGCGAAATGCACTGGGATCGGAGTGTCAGAGACATCGATGGTCACTGGCTGGCCGTGGTTGCGAATGAGCAGGGTGATCTGCTGGATCAGGTAATTGCGGAACAGGTCCGGCCGCGTCACCGTGGTGGCATAGGTGCCGGGCGCAGAGACATGACCAAAGCTGAGGCGGCTGTCTACCTGGGCAAAACTCGTGGTGGAGAACCGGATCTCCGGGTAATAGGCGCGGATGCGCTGGTTGTCCGGCGCCCCGTCAGCCATCGCCCGGCTGAATTCCTCGCAGATGAAGCCGGTGGCCTGCCGGTAAAGCAACTCAAGCCGGTCCACCGCTTCGGTTGCGTCGTTGAACGTTTCGGTCGGCGGATGGCCGGGGTGTTTTGTTGTTATCATTGAGCAGGCTCGATTACCGGGATTTTCTGGAAAGTGCGCACATCGACTAGACCAAGGTCGGAAATTCTCAGCTCCGGGATCACGACCAGCGCCAGCAACGAGTGCTGCATATAGGCATTGTTCAGGCTGCAGCCGCAGGCCTCCATCGCTTCCATCATGACTTGCGCCTTGGCAGCCACCTCGGTTGCGGGGCTGTCGGACATCAGGCCGGCAATCGGCAGCTCGACCAGAGCCAGTTCCCTGCCGTCCTTGTAAAGGGTGATGCCGCCGCCCACTTGGGCCAGGCGGTTGGCCGCCAGCGCCATCTCGTGGCGGTCGGTGCCGACCACGATCATGTGGTGGCTGTCATGCGCCACGGTTGAGGCCATCGCCATCTTACCGGTGTAGCCGAAGCCCGAGACAAAGGCGTTGGTGACGCCGCCGGTGGCGCGGTGGCGTTCGACCAGCGCGATCTGGCAGACATCGCCCGCGCCCTCGACCAGCCCGTCCACAACCGGCAGTTCTGCCTGCAGCGCCTTGGTCGGGGCCTGGTTTTCGACCACGCCGATCACATTGGCGGTGACCGCATTGGCGCCCTCGGGTGCGGCAAGCTCAAAGTCTTTCGCCGTCAGTTCGTGACCCAGATGCACTGTGCCGCGGGCGCTGGCGGGCCAGGTGTAGTGCGGGCATTTGACCTTGATAGAGCCTGATTCCGCGACGATCTGCCCGCGCGCGACAACCAGTTCGATAGGCAATTCTCGCAAGTCGGAGGTCAGGATCACGTCAGCCCGGCGGCCAGGGGTGATCGAGCCGATCTCACGTTCCAGTCCGAAATGGGTGGCGGTATTGATGGTGGCCATCTGCAGCGCAATCACCGGATCGCAGCCGCAGGCAATCGCGTGGCGCACCACCCGGTTCATATGGCCGTCATTGACCAGGGTGCCGGAGTGGCAGTCGTCGGTGCAAAGGATGAAATTGCGCGGGTCCAGCCCCTTTTCCGTCACCGCAGTGATCTGGCTTTCTACGTCATACCAGGCCGAGCCCAGCCGCATCATCGACCGCATCCCCTGGCGGACACGTGCAATGGCGTCGGTCTCGCAGGTGCCCTCGTGGTCATCCGCCGGACCGCCTGCCACATAGGCGGCGAAATCAGGGCCGAGGTCTGGGGAGGCATAATGACCGCCCACTGTCTTGCCCGCGCGCTGAGTGGCGGCGATTTCAGCCAGCATCTTAGGGTCGGCATTGGCCACGCCGGGAAAATTCATCATCTCCCCCAGGCCGATGATGCCGGGCCAGTTCATTGCCTCCGCCACATCCTCGGCGGAGATTTCATAACCGGTGGTCTCCAGCCCAGGTGCCGAGGGCGCGCAGCTGGGCATCTGGGTGAAGATGCTAACGGGCTGCATCAGCGCCTCGTCATGCATATAGCGCACGCCGTCCAGACCCAGCACATTGGCAATCTCATGCGGGTCGGTGAACATCGAGGTGGTGCCGTGCGGGATCACCGCGCGGGCGAATTCCGCCGGGGTCAGCATACCGCTCTCGATATGCATATGGGCATCGCACAGGCCGGGGATCATGTAGCGGCCACGCGCCTCTATGATCTGCGTCTCCGGTCCGGTGCAATAAGAGGCATCCGGTCCGACATAGGCAATGCGGCCGGCCTTGATCGCAATATCATGGCCCGGCAGCTGCTCGCGGGTGTGGACATTGACCCAGATACCCTGCCGGATCACTGTATCCGCCGGCACGCGGCCGGCTGCGACGTCGATCAATTGAGGGGCGGAGTCGGGCCAGCTTGGAAAAATGTTTTCTGACATATTCCAATTGTTCCGATTGCGCGCGGGAAGGCAAGCGGATTGCTGGCTTTGCCATCAAAGCTTCATACGGGCGGTGGAAAGGCGCCGAGGGCTGACGGAATTGGCGTTGCCACCGGGCGGTTTGCGGGGAAGACTGGGCTCATGGATTATGAAACAATAGATGCGGACAGTTTCGGCCGCTCCCTGCGCGGGATCGGGATCAATCTGCTGGTGCGGGATGTTCCGGCAGAAATAACCTTTTTAGAGACTGTTTTTGATATGAGGGGCCATCAGGTAAGCAAGGATTTTGCTATCGTCACCTATGGCGGTCAGGTCTTTCAGCTGCACAGCGATGGCACCTATGCGGAAAATCCGCTGCTGGGGCTGCTGCCGGAAAACCCGCCGCGCGGGGCCGGGATTGAGATCCGCCTGTATGATACCGACCCGGATGAGGCTGTCGACCGGGCAGAGGCGGCGGGATTCACCATTCTGCAGGCGCCCGCGGACAAACCGCATGGCCTGCGGGAGGCCTATATCCTGTGTGAAAACGGCTACGCCTGGGTTCCAAGCCGGCCGAAAGGGTAAGCGGCGGGAATTCCTCCCCTTTCCACTGAAAGAACGCCGGTCCATGCTGGCGGTATCTTTTGGATGCCATGAGGGACCGCCGATGCACGCCATTGCCGACACAACCGCGCTGGTCGAGGAGGGAGTGCTAACCCCGGATCAGGCCCGCACCATCGAGGCGCGTTCACGCGAAGTGATGGTGTCACTGGCGGTGAATGCGATCCTGTGTTTCGGCATCATCGCCGCCACCGCCGGCTTTATCTTCTGGCTGGCCGATCCGCTGGCGGTGGCAGTGACCGGTATTCTGATGCTGGGCGGCGGGCTGGCGGTGCTGGCGCGCGGTCGCGAGATGCTGCGGATGTTTGGCAATTCCGCCACCCTGATCGGGGCAGGCATGCTGATGGGCGGCGCCGGGATTGAGCTGGTGGACAAATACGAGGATATCGCCGGTTGGCTGATGCTGCCTGCCGGCGCGCTGGTGGCAGCGATTTGTGTCTGGCGCTGGCGGCGCGGGGCCTGGTCGACGGGGTTTGTGCTGGGGGCGATCCTGCTGATGGGGTTGGCAATGCATCTGGCGGGTATTGAGCTGCTGCTGCAGCAATACGAGATCGGCTCGCCGCTGCGGAACCTGGCGCTGCTCTATTATGCCGCCGCGCTGGCCCTGGCTGGCTGGCAAGTGGATGTGCGCTTTGTCACTGCGCTGGCGATTGCGCCTTTTGCCCAGATGCTGGAGACCGGCACCGGCTATTTCCACGCGGCCTATGTGTTCTATTCGCCGGAATCGACGCTGACGATCCTGCAGATGGTGCTGCTGATCGTGCTTTGTGTCTGGGGCGCGTCCCGGCTGGCCGAGCGCGACGCCCGGCACCTGCGCATTCTGGCAATCCTGGGGTTTGTGGTGGCCAATCTCTGCGCACTGGTCGGCTCGCTTTGGGGCGACGTGGTGGGCGAAACTGTCTGGGGGCCGGGCCGTTACAGCGACGGTTACGAGGACTGGGAAGCCTATTCCGCGGCTCGCGATGCTTTCCGCGACAGCGCGCTGTTCATCTCCGAAAACGTCTATTCGGTGCTTTGGGCAGCGGTGCTGGCGGTGGTGATCTTCTGGGCGGCGCAGCGGCATCAGCGCGGACTGTTCAATGCGGCGCTGACCTTTGCTGCGATCCACGCCTATACCCAGATGTTCGAGTCCTTCGCGGATGAGCCGCTGGCCTATGTGATCGGCGGGCTGGCGGCGATTCCGCTGGCCTGGGGGTTGTGGCGTCTGAACCAATGGATGGCAGCCCAGCAGATCTAGCTGTTGCGAAGGCTGCGGGGCGTGGCGCCGAACTCGGCTTTGAAGGACCGGGTCAGGGCGCTGGGATCATTATACCCACTGCGCAGGGCAATCTCGGAGACACTCAAGTCAGTCTCCAATACAAGCTTTCTGGCTTGTATCAGCCGGAGCCGCCGGTAAACGGCCTGGGGAGTTGCACCAAGTTCCGCCTTCATCCTTGCCTCAAGGTCTTTTTGGCTGCGGCCAGCCTGGCGGGCGACCGCTGCAATTGGAAGCGGCGCCTCCAGGTTTGCTTGCATCATGGCAACTGCGCGGGCGACGGATTTGCTGCGGGCGAGGATCGGGTCCTGGGTTTCCGTGGCTTCGGGGCTCATGAACAGCATGGCCACTTCCAGCCGCAGCGCTGCCCCGTGATGCTCTCCGATCAGCTCCATCATGGTGTCAAAGGCTGCCAGGGCGCCGGTGCAGGTGATACGGTTGCCATCCATGACTTGCCGGGCACGCTCCGTCTGCACTTCGGGGAAAGTTTCGGTGAAACGGCTGAGTTCCTCCCAATGGATCGTTGCCCGTCGCCGGTCTAAAAGACCCGCCTCCGCCAGCAGCCAGGCGCCGGTGTCAAACCCTGCAATTACCTTATAGCGGTGCGCCGCAGATTTCAGCGCCCGGGCGGCAGTCACAGTGGCATGGCGCAGGAAGTCATAAGACGGCATCGCAATCAGCAGATCGCCGCTGCAATCACCCAATTTCCCATGCGCCCGCACCTCCATGCCCGAGGACGACACCGCAGGCCTGCCGTCCAGCGTGAGGAACCGCCAGGCATAGACCTGCCGCCCGGCAAAGGTATTGGCCGCGCGCAGCGGCTCAACCGTATTGGCCAGGCAATGGGCCGAAAAGGCGTCGAACAGCAGTACATCCAATTGCTGCGCCGCAGCGTTATCTTTTGCCCAACTTCGCATGATTTCTTCTAACTTTGCACGATGGGCGAGGGCAAGCCGCCTAATCTGGCTGGCAACAGATTTGCGAAGGGAGACCGCCATGCAGTTCGGGATGACTGAAGAACAGTCGATGATCGTCGAGACCACCCGCGCCTTTGTGGAAAAGGAGCTGTATCCGCATGAGGCAGAGATCGAGCGCACCGGTCATCTGGACATGGATGTGATCCGTGATGTGCAGAAAAAGGCGATGGAAGCGGGGCTTTATGCCGCCAACATGCCTGAGGAAGCAGGTGGTGCCGGCCTCGATACGCTGTCGTGGCTGATGTATGAAAAGGAACTGGGCCGCGCCAACTATGCGCTGCACTGGACCGGTGTTGCGCGCCCGTCAAACATCCTGCTGGCCGGTACGGATGAGCAGAAAGAGAAGTATCTCTACCCTTGCATGAAGGGAGAGAAATGGGATTGCCTGGCGATGACCGAGCCGGACGCGGGGTCCGACTTGCGCGGCATGAAAGCAACTGCGCGAAAGGACGGTGACGACTGGATCCTGAACGGTACCAAGCATTTCATTAGCCACGCCGATATTGCCGACTTTGCGATTTGCTTCATGGCAACCGGGGTGGAGGACACGTCGCGCGGGCCGAAGAAGAAAATCACCGCCTTCTTTGTCGACAAGGGCACGCCCGGTTTTGAGGTGCGCGACGGCTACGGCAACGTCAGCCACCGCGGCTACACCAATGCGGTGCTGGAATTCGACGACTGCCGCCTGCCGTCCTCGGCCATTCTGGGGGAGGTCGACAAGGGCTTTGAGGTGGCCAACACCTGGCTGGGCGCCACCCGCCTGCAAGTGGCCGCCACCTGCCTGGGGCGCGCCGAACGGGCGTTGCAGCACTCGATCGAATACGCCGCCGAGCGCAAGCAATTCGGTCAGCAGATCGGCAAGTTCCAGGGCATTTCCTTCAAGCTGGCCGACATGGCGCTGGAGCTGAAAGCGGCGAACCTGCTGACCTGGGAAGCCGGCTGGAAATTCGACCAGGGAACCGTCACCGAGAGCGACATGTCGATGGCCAAGCTGAAGGCGACCGAGATGCTGGCCATGGTTGCGGATGAAGCGATCCAGATCCACGGCGGCATGGGGCTGATGGACGAGCTGCCGCTGGAACGCATCTGGCGCGATGCGCGGGTCGAGCGTATCTGGGAAGGCACCAGTGAAATCCAACGGCACATTATCAGCCGCGAGATGCTGCGCGCCGTCGGAGGCTAATCCATGACCCAAGCCGGGAAACCTGTTGTGACCATTACCTACTGCACCGGCTGCAACTGGCTGCTGCGGGCAGGCTGGATGGCGCAGGAGCTGCTGCAGACCTTCCAGGACCGATTGGGCGGGGTGACACTGGTTCCCGGAGAAATGGGCGGGATCTTTGAGATCCATGTTGATAAGGAGCTGATCTGGGAACGCAAACGGGACGGCGGCTTTCCTGATGTGAAAGAGCTGAAGACCCGCGTGCGCGACCGGATTGACCCCGGCAGGGATCTGGGCCATCTCGACCGAAGCGCGGACGGGTAAGCCGGATGCCTCCGGCGGGGATATTTACGGCAAGAGGAAAAGGGCGGCCCGCAAGAGCCGCCCCGGTAAAGAGAGAGGCTCTCTTCCCCTTGCACGGCCATCGGCGTCCCCGCCTGTACCGCACAACTATTGAGTGTGATTCTGGTTAACCAAAGCTTACTTCCTCATGCGGGAAATATCCCCGCCGGAGGCTCCCGAACTCTCTACCAGCGGAACCGCTAGAAAATGACACGCGACCTTTCCCGCCTCTTCCGACCTAAAACCATTACTGTGATCGGCGGCGGCGCATGGTGCCGCCTGGTGATTGAGCAGTGTCAAAAGATGGGGTTTGAGGGCACCATCTGGCCCGTTCATCCCAAGGCCGAAGAGGTCGCGGGCCTGCCTGCGTTCAAGGACGTTGACAGCCTGCCGAAGGCGCCTGATGCGGCGTTCATCGGGGTGAACCGCTTTGCCACCATCGAGGTGGTGCGGGCGCTGTCGGCAAGCGGCGCGGGCGGTGCGGTCTGTTTTGCATCCGGCTTCTTGGAAGCCGCCGCTGAGGACGCCGAAGGGGCAGACTTGCAGGCGCAGCTGCTGGAAGCAGCTGGAGATATGCCTTTCCTTGGCCCCAACTGCTATGGTTTCATCAATTATCTGGACGGGGCGCTGCTGTGGCCGGACCAGCATGGCGGGGCGCGGGCAGAACGGGGTGTGGCGCTGGTCACTCAAAGCTCCAACATCGCCATCAACCTGACCATGCAGAAACGCGGCCTGCCGGTGGCCTATGTAGTGACGGCCGGCAACCAGGCACAGTCGGGCATCGCTGCCATCGGCGAAGCGCTGCTGGAAGACGACCGCGTCACAGCACTTGGCCTGCATATCGAAGGTTTTGGCGATTTGCGTGCGTTTGAGGCATTGGCGGCCAGAGCACGCGAATTGGGAAAGCCGATCGTTGCCCTTAAGGTCGGCAGATCCGCCGAGGCCCAGGCCGCGACTGTTTCTCATACCGCCTCGCTTGCGGGCGGTGACGCGGGTGCGGGGGCTTTGCTCTCACGCCTTGGCATTCCGCGTCTTTATGACTTGCCGTCCTTCCTGGAGACACTGAAATTGCTGCATGTGACGGGGCGGCTGCCTTCGAACCGCATTGCAACGATCAGCTGCTCCGGAGGGGAGGCTAGCCTGGCCGCGGACACCTGCCATGCGCGCAATGTCGTGTTCCCGCCCCTGAATGATCGCCAAAAGGCGGATTTGCGGGAAGCGCTGGGCCCGATGGTGGCGCTGGCAAACCCGCTCGACTACCACACTTATATCTGGCGGGATGCCGAGGCGATGACACAGGCATTCTCGGCAATGATGGATCCACAGCTGGCGATGACTATGCTGATCGTCGACTTCCCGCGCAATGA
It includes:
- a CDS encoding acetate--CoA ligase family protein, with product MTRDLSRLFRPKTITVIGGGAWCRLVIEQCQKMGFEGTIWPVHPKAEEVAGLPAFKDVDSLPKAPDAAFIGVNRFATIEVVRALSASGAGGAVCFASGFLEAAAEDAEGADLQAQLLEAAGDMPFLGPNCYGFINYLDGALLWPDQHGGARAERGVALVTQSSNIAINLTMQKRGLPVAYVVTAGNQAQSGIAAIGEALLEDDRVTALGLHIEGFGDLRAFEALAARARELGKPIVALKVGRSAEAQAATVSHTASLAGGDAGAGALLSRLGIPRLYDLPSFLETLKLLHVTGRLPSNRIATISCSGGEASLAADTCHARNVVFPPLNDRQKADLREALGPMVALANPLDYHTYIWRDAEAMTQAFSAMMDPQLAMTMLIVDFPRNDRCDASDWECAIQAAIGSRERTGANVGLVATLPELLPEDVATRLMDAGVVPFAGLSEAIAACEAASLPLQAAPSPLLLPTPAVDPDLVPEVEAKRQLADYGLRIPRSKRAASATNARAVAVDVGFPVVLKGEGVAHKTEAGAVVLNLNSGQDVSDAAFNMPASCFLVEEMVTGAVVELLIGVVKDPAHGFVMTVAAGGTLTELMKDSASFLLPASDAEIEAALNSLRIAKLLDGYRGAPAADREAILRAIRAVEAYVMENALGLEEIEINPLLCTPADAVAADALMRRKY
- a CDS encoding SelT/SelW/SelH family protein, yielding MTQAGKPVVTITYCTGCNWLLRAGWMAQELLQTFQDRLGGVTLVPGEMGGIFEIHVDKELIWERKRDGGFPDVKELKTRVRDRIDPGRDLGHLDRSADG